The Deltaproteobacteria bacterium DNA segment CGCGCCCGGTCCTCCGCGCTCTTCTTCTTCGAAACCAGGAAAAGCACGTACAGCGAAAGCGCGGCGACGAGCGCCCCCAGAACCGCGATGACGATGATTTCCGTATTCAAGTTGTGCCTCCCCGGTGGAGCATCTATTTTTTGGGAGACCCGGTCCCTTGCCGAACCCGGATCACCCCTTCTTCCGTGACCAGCGCGTGGACCGGAACGTCCCACGCGTCGACCGGAACTTCCGGAACCAGCTGGCTCGCGTACGCCAGCCCGACCCGCGGGACGCCCTCCGGGAGCCCGCCGAGGAAACGGTCGTAATACCCGAAACCGTGCCCGAGACGCCGCCCGGCGCGATCGAACGCGACGCCCGGCACGACGATGAGATCGAAGCCGGTCGTCCGGGGCCGCCGACCCGGCGCGCGCGGAGGTTCCGGGATTCCGTACGGCCCCTCCTCCCACGGGTCGCCGTCCCGGTGCCGGAGGAACACCAGCTTCCCCTTGGAGCCGATCCGCGGGTAGTACAGCACCGCCCCCGCCTCGAGGTAGGCGCTTCGGATCGCATCCGTC contains these protein-coding regions:
- a CDS encoding 5-formyltetrahydrofolate cyclo-ligase, with the protein product MLVFERKATLRQARRDSVRAGSSSRASGRAQANFLREFPPRRGAAVALYNAVRGEVGTDAIRSAYLEAGAVLYYPRIGSKGKLVFLRHRDGDPWEEGPYGIPEPPRAPGRRPRTTGFDLIVVPGVAFDRAGRRLGHGFGYYDRFLGGLPEGVPRVGLAYASQLVPEVPVDAWDVPVHALVTEEGVIRVRQGTGSPKK